Proteins from one Hymenobacter gelipurpurascens genomic window:
- a CDS encoding APC family permease: MTEAKSETTYKISVLTGIAIVVANMVGTGVFTSLGFQVLGIQSGFALLMLWVVGGVIALCGALSYGELAAAMPRSGGEYHYLSQIYHPALGFLSGWVSATVGFAAPTALAAMALGKYAQSVWPSIPPTALSVSVVVALTAVHALSRQAGSRLQVVITSVKVLVLVAFISAGWAAATPQPLAFLPHTSSDWKQLLSPAFAVSLVYVSYAYSGWNAAVYLTGEVREPQRNLPRILLIGTAIVLGLYVGLNFIFLYSTPISKLAGQVEVGFVAATELFGIGLGRLMGGIIAVLLVSTVSSMVFAGPRIVQVMGEDLPALRWLGHTSKNAIPVRAIIFQAALTLLFIVSATFEAVLLYAGFVLSLFTFLTVLGLFVLRWRQPDLPRPYRAWGYPITPLLFLGLNGWTLWFIAQDKPTETRYGLLTLTIGLLVYFVGQVLMQRVAVARKP; this comes from the coding sequence ATGACGGAAGCCAAATCTGAAACGACTTATAAAATCAGCGTCCTAACGGGTATTGCCATTGTGGTGGCCAATATGGTCGGGACGGGTGTTTTTACTAGTTTGGGCTTTCAGGTTCTGGGCATTCAGAGCGGGTTTGCGCTCCTGATGTTGTGGGTGGTAGGCGGTGTTATTGCGCTTTGTGGTGCTTTAAGCTACGGAGAGCTGGCTGCGGCCATGCCGCGCTCAGGAGGCGAATATCATTATCTGTCCCAGATTTATCATCCGGCGTTAGGCTTTCTGTCGGGCTGGGTTTCCGCTACCGTCGGGTTTGCGGCGCCTACCGCTCTGGCCGCTATGGCGCTGGGCAAATATGCGCAAAGCGTGTGGCCTAGCATACCGCCAACTGCCCTATCTGTGAGCGTGGTGGTGGCCCTGACGGCGGTACACGCCCTGAGTCGGCAGGCCGGGAGCCGGTTGCAGGTGGTCATTACTTCCGTGAAAGTGTTGGTGCTCGTGGCCTTTATCAGTGCGGGTTGGGCAGCCGCAACTCCGCAACCCTTGGCCTTCTTGCCGCATACTTCCTCCGACTGGAAACAACTGCTGAGCCCGGCCTTTGCCGTCTCTTTAGTTTATGTGTCCTATGCTTATTCAGGCTGGAACGCGGCTGTGTACTTAACCGGTGAGGTTCGGGAACCCCAACGCAACCTGCCGCGCATTCTACTGATTGGTACTGCCATCGTGCTAGGCCTGTACGTTGGGCTGAACTTCATTTTTCTGTATTCAACTCCTATTTCCAAACTAGCCGGCCAGGTAGAAGTGGGGTTTGTAGCGGCCACGGAGCTGTTCGGGATAGGCCTAGGCAGGCTCATGGGCGGCATTATTGCGGTCTTGCTGGTGTCCACGGTAAGTTCCATGGTCTTTGCCGGGCCGCGCATTGTGCAGGTTATGGGCGAAGATTTACCTGCCCTTCGGTGGCTGGGCCACACCAGTAAAAACGCAATACCGGTGCGGGCTATCATCTTTCAGGCGGCCCTCACGCTGCTGTTCATTGTGTCGGCTACTTTCGAGGCGGTGCTGCTCTACGCGGGCTTCGTGCTCAGTCTGTTCACTTTCCTGACGGTACTAGGCCTGTTTGTGCTGCGTTGGCGCCAGCCAGATTTACCGCGCCCTTACCGGGCCTGGGGCTACCCCATCACACCGCTGCTGTTTTTAGGGTTGAATGGCTGGACGCTCTGGTTTATTGCGCAGGACAAGCCCACCGAAACGCGTTATGGACTACTCACCCTGACTATCGGACTGCTGGTGTATTTCGTAGGCCAGGTCCTGATGCAACGGGTTGCTGTGGCGCGAAAGCCATAA